In Mucilaginibacter boryungensis, a single window of DNA contains:
- the alaS gene encoding alanine--tRNA ligase, with product MTAKEIRQAFLDFFAAKGHTIVPSAPIVIKNDPTLMFTNAGMNQFKDIFLGEAPVKYPRVADTQRCLRVSGKHNDLEEVGIDTYHHTMFEMLGNWSFGDYFKKEAIDWSWELLTQVYKLPKDRLYVTYFEGDAKEGLEKDTETLNLWKQYVAEDHIIPGNKKDNFWEMGETGPCGPCSEIHFDSRPDNERAEVDGATLVNADHDQVIEIWNNVFMQFNRVKDGSLHPLPAKHVDTGMGFERLVRVLQGKTSNYDTDVFQGLIQFIADKSGKKYNSAAKPGDADWNAAVAMRVLADHIRAISFAIADGQLPASNKAGYVIRRILRRAIRYSYQTLGFKEPFFNELVPLLAEQFKGVFDELYSQKDFVQKVIKEEEVSFLKTLAQGIIYLENNIVGEQVWNKENKNIFPGKLAFELSDTYGFPIDLTELMTREKGWTVDMAGYEAALQEQKTRSRAATAIDTGDWTVLKNDDSVEFTGYDETESIAHIIKYRKVTAKGKEQYQIVLDKTPFYAESGGQVGDTGELVFPDGEVIHITDTKKENGLIVHFADSLPKNPNDALTAIVDAERRHNIEGNHSATHLLHAAMKQVLGSHVNQKGSLVNGEYLRFDFSHFSKVTDEEIAQIEAIVNQKVRENIQLKEERSVAYQTAIASGVTALFGEKYGEYVRVITFDDNFSKELCGGTHVKATGQIGFFKIVAESAVAAGVRRIEAITGIAAQTYINDQNALIHQLKELLKNPKDIAKSVETLLEENTRLKKEIEKSVLEKSAGLKNELAAKAENINGINFIAQRVSLPNADAVKNLAYQVKDIVENLFMVLATEIDGKPGLTVMVSENLVKEKGLNAGNIVRELAKEIQGGGGGQPFFATAGGKDASGLDRALEKARLVIS from the coding sequence ATGACTGCTAAAGAGATACGCCAGGCTTTTCTTGATTTTTTTGCTGCTAAGGGACATACCATTGTTCCATCGGCCCCTATTGTTATAAAAAACGACCCTACATTAATGTTCACTAACGCGGGCATGAACCAGTTTAAGGATATTTTTTTAGGTGAAGCGCCTGTGAAGTATCCCCGCGTGGCCGATACCCAGCGTTGCCTGCGCGTAAGTGGCAAGCATAACGATTTGGAAGAAGTAGGTATTGATACCTATCACCATACCATGTTCGAAATGCTGGGTAACTGGAGCTTTGGCGATTACTTTAAAAAAGAAGCCATTGACTGGAGCTGGGAACTATTGACCCAGGTATATAAGCTACCTAAAGACCGCCTGTATGTGACCTATTTTGAAGGCGACGCCAAAGAAGGTTTAGAAAAGGATACCGAAACGCTGAACCTGTGGAAGCAGTATGTTGCTGAAGACCATATCATCCCGGGAAATAAAAAAGATAACTTTTGGGAAATGGGCGAAACCGGCCCCTGCGGACCGTGTTCGGAGATCCACTTCGACAGTCGCCCGGATAACGAGCGCGCTGAAGTAGATGGCGCTACCTTAGTAAACGCCGACCACGACCAGGTAATTGAGATATGGAATAACGTGTTTATGCAGTTTAACCGGGTGAAAGACGGTTCGCTGCACCCGCTGCCGGCCAAACATGTGGATACAGGTATGGGTTTCGAGCGTTTGGTGCGGGTGCTGCAAGGCAAGACATCAAACTATGATACCGACGTTTTCCAGGGATTGATACAGTTTATTGCCGATAAAAGCGGTAAGAAATATAATAGCGCGGCCAAACCCGGCGATGCCGATTGGAACGCTGCTGTGGCCATGCGTGTACTGGCCGACCATATCCGTGCCATCAGCTTTGCTATTGCAGATGGGCAACTACCTGCCAGTAACAAAGCCGGTTATGTTATCCGCCGTATCCTGCGCCGGGCTATTCGTTATAGCTACCAAACCCTGGGCTTTAAAGAACCTTTCTTTAACGAGTTAGTGCCCTTATTAGCAGAACAGTTTAAAGGAGTATTTGATGAATTGTACTCTCAAAAAGATTTTGTGCAGAAGGTGATTAAGGAAGAGGAAGTTTCCTTTTTGAAGACGTTGGCACAAGGCATAATTTATTTAGAAAATAATATAGTTGGAGAACAGGTTTGGAATAAAGAAAATAAGAACATATTTCCCGGAAAGCTTGCATTTGAACTATCCGACACATATGGCTTCCCAATAGATTTAACAGAACTAATGACTCGGGAAAAAGGCTGGACTGTTGATATGGCCGGCTATGAGGCCGCGCTTCAAGAACAAAAAACCCGCTCCCGCGCTGCTACTGCTATTGATACCGGTGACTGGACAGTTTTAAAGAACGATGACAGCGTAGAATTTACCGGGTACGATGAAACCGAAAGCATCGCGCATATTATAAAATACCGCAAGGTAACCGCTAAGGGTAAGGAACAATACCAGATCGTTTTGGATAAAACACCTTTCTATGCTGAGAGCGGCGGCCAGGTGGGCGATACCGGCGAACTGGTTTTCCCCGATGGCGAGGTGATCCATATTACGGATACCAAAAAAGAGAACGGGCTGATCGTCCACTTTGCGGATAGTCTGCCTAAGAACCCCAATGATGCGTTGACTGCTATTGTTGATGCGGAACGCCGCCATAATATTGAAGGTAACCACAGCGCCACGCACCTGCTGCATGCCGCCATGAAACAAGTGTTGGGTTCGCACGTCAACCAAAAAGGTTCGTTAGTGAATGGCGAATACCTGCGTTTTGACTTTTCGCACTTTAGCAAAGTAACCGACGAGGAGATCGCGCAGATCGAGGCCATCGTTAATCAAAAGGTGCGCGAGAACATCCAGTTGAAGGAGGAACGCAGTGTGGCTTATCAAACTGCCATAGCCAGCGGTGTAACTGCTTTGTTTGGTGAGAAGTATGGCGAATATGTACGTGTAATTACCTTCGATGATAACTTTAGCAAGGAGCTTTGCGGCGGTACGCACGTTAAGGCTACCGGCCAAATTGGTTTCTTTAAAATAGTAGCCGAAAGCGCTGTTGCTGCCGGCGTGCGCCGTATTGAAGCCATTACCGGCATTGCCGCGCAGACTTATATAAACGATCAGAACGCACTGATACACCAGTTGAAAGAGTTACTGAAAAATCCAAAGGACATCGCCAAAAGCGTTGAAACCCTGTTGGAAGAAAATACCCGCCTGAAAAAAGAGATCGAAAAATCGGTACTGGAGAAATCAGCCGGCTTAAAGAACGAATTAGCGGCTAAGGCTGAAAATATTAACGGTATTAACTTTATAGCCCAGCGCGTTTCCCTGCCCAATGCTGATGCGGTGAAGAACCTGGCCTACCAGGTGAAAGACATCGTGGAAAACCTGTTTATGGTGCTGGCTACCGAAATTGACGGCAAACCTGGCCTAACCGTAATGGTATCTGAAAACCTGGTGAAAGAAAAAGGCCTGAACGCCGGCAACATCGTGCGCGAACTGGCTAAAGAGATACAGGGCGGCGGCGGCGGTCAGCCATTTTTTGCTACCGCCGGCGGTAAGGATGCAAGTGGCTTGGATAGGGCGCTGGAAAAGGCGAGGTTAGTGATTAGTTAA
- the rpsA gene encoding 30S ribosomal protein S1 — protein MAKKQEVENELKAKEAELDTVTATAPEEKIESEADSLSIDEIKATITTSNQDFDWDADDKKFGNYSAADREKLEAMYDVTFNSINQGEIIEGIVVNINNKDVVLNIGFKSDGMVSLSEFRDTPDLKIGDKVDVFVESQEDANGQLVLSRKRAKTQKSWERINSALDNDEIITGFVKSRTKGGLIVDIMGVEAFLPGSQIDIKPIRDYDVYVGKTMEFKVVKINHEFKNVVVSHKVLIEDDLENQKTEIVAKLEKGQVLEGTVKNITDFGVFIDLGGVDGLLHITDISWGRIEHPREVLALDQKINVVVLDFDDEKKRIALGLKQLTPHPWQSLDPELTIGSKVKGKIVTVADYGAFLEIIPGVEGLIHVSEMSWSQNLRNPQEFLKVGDEIEAQVLTLDRDERKMSLGIKQLTPDPWQNAAARYAVGTQHVATVKNMTNFGVFVELEDGIDGLIHISDLSWSKKVNHPNEFTKVGEKLDVIVLELDVENRKLSLGHKQLEENPWDTFETIFGVDSVHEGTVLKVTDKGAIVALPYGVEGFAPTKHLVKEDGKALKAEETAEFKIIEFNKENKRIVISHSRIWEDQRTEARVTDFENRKKEAKATTSAVKKVKESVEKSTLGDLSVLAQLKEQMEGAENKAKKTKTEESK, from the coding sequence ATGGCAAAAAAACAAGAAGTAGAAAACGAATTAAAAGCAAAAGAGGCTGAACTGGATACAGTTACAGCTACTGCACCTGAAGAAAAGATCGAATCAGAAGCTGATTCACTTTCGATTGACGAGATCAAAGCTACGATCACCACTTCAAACCAGGATTTTGACTGGGACGCTGACGACAAAAAGTTTGGCAATTACAGCGCTGCTGACCGTGAAAAGTTAGAAGCAATGTACGATGTTACCTTCAACTCTATTAACCAGGGTGAAATTATTGAAGGTATTGTTGTAAACATCAACAACAAAGACGTGGTATTAAACATCGGTTTCAAATCTGATGGTATGGTATCATTATCTGAATTCCGCGATACGCCAGATCTGAAGATCGGTGATAAAGTGGATGTTTTTGTTGAATCACAGGAAGATGCTAACGGTCAGTTAGTACTTTCACGCAAGCGTGCTAAAACACAAAAATCATGGGAGCGCATTAATTCGGCTCTTGATAACGACGAGATCATCACAGGCTTTGTTAAGAGCCGTACTAAAGGTGGCTTGATCGTTGATATAATGGGCGTTGAAGCCTTTTTACCAGGTTCACAGATCGATATCAAACCTATCCGCGATTACGATGTGTACGTTGGTAAAACAATGGAATTCAAAGTTGTTAAGATTAACCACGAGTTTAAAAACGTTGTGGTATCGCACAAAGTGCTTATCGAAGACGATTTGGAAAACCAAAAAACTGAAATTGTGGCCAAACTTGAAAAAGGCCAGGTATTGGAAGGTACCGTTAAAAACATTACCGACTTTGGTGTATTTATTGACCTTGGTGGTGTTGATGGTTTACTGCACATTACAGATATATCATGGGGCCGTATCGAGCATCCGCGTGAAGTATTGGCGTTGGATCAGAAGATCAACGTTGTGGTACTTGACTTTGATGACGAGAAAAAACGTATTGCCCTTGGTTTAAAACAACTTACCCCACACCCTTGGCAGTCGCTTGATCCTGAATTGACTATCGGCAGCAAAGTAAAAGGTAAAATTGTTACCGTTGCAGATTATGGCGCATTCCTTGAAATCATCCCGGGTGTTGAAGGCCTGATCCACGTATCAGAAATGTCATGGTCTCAAAACTTACGTAACCCTCAGGAATTCCTGAAAGTGGGCGACGAGATTGAAGCACAAGTGTTAACACTTGACCGCGACGAACGCAAAATGAGCTTGGGTATTAAACAATTAACCCCTGATCCATGGCAAAATGCTGCTGCACGCTATGCAGTTGGCACCCAGCACGTTGCTACAGTTAAAAACATGACCAACTTTGGTGTGTTTGTTGAACTGGAAGACGGCATTGACGGTTTGATCCACATCAGCGACCTTTCATGGTCTAAAAAAGTAAATCACCCTAACGAATTTACTAAAGTTGGTGAAAAATTAGACGTGATTGTTTTAGAACTGGATGTTGAAAACCGCAAGCTTAGCTTAGGCCACAAACAACTGGAAGAAAACCCTTGGGATACTTTCGAAACCATCTTTGGTGTAGATTCAGTTCACGAAGGTACTGTGTTGAAAGTAACCGATAAAGGCGCCATTGTTGCCCTTCCATACGGTGTTGAAGGCTTCGCACCAACCAAACACCTGGTTAAAGAGGACGGCAAAGCTTTGAAAGCTGAGGAAACTGCTGAATTCAAGATCATTGAGTTTAACAAAGAGAACAAACGCATTGTTATTTCACACTCACGTATTTGGGAAGACCAACGTACTGAAGCAAGGGTTACCGACTTTGAAAACCGTAAAAAAGAAGCGAAAGCAACTACAAGCGCGGTGAAAAAAGTTAAAGAATCGGTTGAAAAATCGACCTTGGGTGACTTAAGCGTGTTAGCACAGCTGAAAGAACAAATGGAAGGTGCTGAAAACAAGGCTAAAAAAACCAAGACTGAAGAGTCTAAATAG
- a CDS encoding AraC family transcriptional regulator, with the protein MNKAKFPVYDISSISNFTKDDIMISRFAPYLAVHKNLLLPHKHDFYHLVLFTTGAGSHVIDFQSFPVNPYQIYFMVPGQVHSWNFKGPVDGYVINFSVSFFNSFLHHADYLSQFAFFDGISTDQVIDIPENAQNRVGNLFEQLIAESESPGRMGADMVRVLMLELFITISRLQNEKPMTELLSYNYTLLKNFQQLIDKNFTKLRMPHEYAAMLYITPNHLNALCNDVLGISAGEVIRRRVTLEAKRLLINFKLSITEIARQLNFQDNSYFTKFFKKQEGLAPEEFRKSLKQE; encoded by the coding sequence ATGAATAAAGCGAAGTTTCCGGTTTACGATATTTCATCGATATCTAATTTTACAAAAGACGATATCATGATCAGCCGCTTCGCACCTTATTTAGCTGTCCATAAAAATTTATTGCTGCCGCATAAGCACGATTTTTATCATTTAGTACTATTCACTACTGGGGCAGGCAGTCACGTTATCGATTTTCAAAGCTTTCCTGTAAACCCGTATCAGATTTACTTTATGGTACCCGGCCAGGTGCATAGCTGGAACTTTAAAGGACCAGTTGATGGGTATGTGATCAATTTCTCGGTATCTTTCTTTAATTCATTCTTACACCATGCGGATTACCTGTCCCAGTTTGCGTTTTTCGATGGCATAAGTACAGACCAGGTCATCGATATACCTGAGAATGCCCAAAACAGGGTAGGCAATTTATTTGAACAGCTTATCGCAGAAAGTGAAAGTCCCGGGCGTATGGGGGCCGATATGGTACGCGTGCTAATGCTGGAGTTATTTATTACCATTAGCCGCTTGCAAAACGAAAAGCCGATGACCGAACTTTTATCCTATAACTATACGCTGCTAAAAAACTTCCAGCAATTGATTGATAAAAACTTCACCAAATTAAGGATGCCACATGAATATGCTGCCATGCTTTATATAACGCCCAACCATTTAAACGCGCTTTGTAACGATGTGTTAGGCATTTCAGCGGGAGAAGTTATCCGCAGAAGGGTGACACTGGAAGCCAAACGCTTACTGATCAATTTCAAGCTCAGTATCACCGAAATTGCAAGGCAGCTTAATTTTCAGGACAACTCCTATTTTACCAAATTTTTTAAAAAACAGGAAGGCCTTGCCCCTGAAGAATTTAGAAAGAGTTTAAAACAAGAATAA
- a CDS encoding DUF983 domain-containing protein translates to MKTIILATTNLNTTSLKPESAAYIPSAFKAALHGKCPKCRTGNMFGSSPFNVFGQKMNEDCPHCNFHFEIEPGFFYVAMFVSYAINVAIMVSFAVATYILTGSENPWWYVVATLLPAVLFSPFTFRYSRVILLYWLTPGIHFDPRRVKKAKVAPDDFRVD, encoded by the coding sequence ATGAAAACCATAATATTAGCAACCACTAACTTAAATACAACCAGCCTTAAACCCGAAAGTGCTGCCTATATCCCTTCAGCATTTAAAGCTGCGTTACATGGCAAATGCCCAAAATGTCGCACAGGTAATATGTTTGGAAGCAGTCCTTTTAATGTATTTGGGCAAAAAATGAACGAAGATTGCCCTCATTGTAATTTTCATTTTGAAATTGAGCCAGGCTTTTTTTATGTGGCCATGTTTGTTAGCTATGCCATTAATGTGGCTATTATGGTTAGTTTTGCGGTAGCTACCTATATATTAACCGGGAGCGAAAACCCATGGTGGTATGTAGTGGCCACACTGCTTCCCGCCGTGCTTTTTTCGCCATTCACTTTCCGTTACTCACGCGTTATATTGTTATACTGGCTAACGCCCGGTATTCATTTTGATCCCCGCCGGGTTAAAAAAGCTAAAGTAGCACCAGATGATTTTAGGGTGGATTAA